In one Sulfitobacter sp. LCG007 genomic region, the following are encoded:
- a CDS encoding tryptophan halogenase family protein: MNNRLNKITIVGGGTAGWMTALILDTVFSRTSAPKDRPHICLIESPRISTVGVGEATVPRMPRTIREVGISERDLFRETNASFKLGVKFCDWNKDAQGNRIDYVNPFAHGQMLYGEEAAEYFLRFGNGDRDFTQSISPHDDLGRMCKGARQLGQPEFEQRFGYAYHLDAVKFAGMLTRVCTRRGVEHIRDEVQSVELDEQGNVSHLMLECGGRHDIEMVVDCTGFRGLIINQALGEPFMDYSEYLPNDRAMALQIEHPDPEKIESLTRSTALGAGWTWRVPLYNRVGTGYVFSSAHRTDDQAADEYLGWLGDSGKGATPRVIPMRIGRVRNAWVKNCVAVGLAGGFIEPLESTAIHMVDHAVRWFAEHLPTRDIAPSLRARYNRQMDKLYDEVLDFICLHYRLGNRTDDPYWIDARTQLKISDRLAENLELWQHRLPMEHDIEFATLFDFRVYQTVLLGKRVYDTGYGSGIRDALRPLKKPIWYQYWKGAKADLTQTLRTMPDHKTLLRDIRGELKPPSFGMAAAMKPTVATPGAVPEPLVIQNMPKLSDIKSGKKDLQLF; this comes from the coding sequence ATGAACAATCGTCTGAACAAGATCACCATCGTGGGCGGCGGCACGGCGGGCTGGATGACTGCGCTTATACTCGACACGGTGTTTTCCCGCACGTCCGCCCCCAAGGACCGCCCGCATATCTGCCTGATTGAAAGTCCCAGGATCTCGACCGTGGGCGTCGGAGAAGCCACGGTGCCCCGAATGCCGCGCACGATCCGCGAGGTTGGAATTTCGGAGCGTGATCTGTTTCGGGAAACCAACGCCTCATTCAAACTGGGCGTGAAGTTCTGCGATTGGAACAAGGACGCGCAGGGCAATCGCATCGACTATGTGAACCCCTTCGCCCACGGCCAGATGCTCTATGGGGAAGAAGCCGCCGAATATTTCCTGCGCTTTGGCAATGGAGACCGGGATTTCACGCAATCCATTTCGCCGCATGACGATCTGGGCCGCATGTGCAAGGGCGCGCGACAATTGGGACAGCCCGAATTCGAGCAGCGGTTCGGCTATGCCTATCATCTCGACGCGGTGAAATTCGCCGGAATGCTCACACGTGTCTGCACCCGGCGCGGCGTGGAACACATCCGGGACGAGGTCCAGTCGGTCGAACTGGACGAACAGGGCAACGTCAGCCATCTGATGCTCGAGTGCGGGGGCCGCCATGACATCGAGATGGTCGTGGATTGTACCGGCTTTCGGGGCCTGATCATCAATCAGGCGCTCGGCGAGCCGTTCATGGACTATTCGGAATATCTGCCGAACGATCGCGCCATGGCCTTGCAGATCGAGCATCCCGATCCCGAGAAGATCGAAAGCCTCACGCGGTCGACGGCGCTTGGCGCGGGCTGGACATGGCGGGTGCCGCTCTACAACCGCGTGGGCACCGGATATGTGTTCTCGTCCGCGCACCGCACGGATGACCAGGCGGCGGACGAGTACCTCGGATGGCTGGGTGACAGCGGCAAGGGCGCGACGCCGCGCGTGATCCCCATGCGCATCGGCCGGGTCCGCAATGCATGGGTCAAGAATTGCGTCGCGGTCGGTCTGGCTGGCGGTTTCATCGAGCCGCTGGAAAGTACAGCCATCCATATGGTCGACCACGCAGTGCGCTGGTTCGCGGAACACCTGCCCACGCGTGACATCGCGCCGTCGCTTCGGGCCAGATACAATCGGCAGATGGACAAGCTTTATGACGAGGTTCTGGATTTCATCTGCCTGCATTACCGCCTGGGCAACCGCACCGACGATCCCTACTGGATCGACGCGCGCACGCAATTGAAGATCTCCGACAGGCTGGCCGAGAATCTGGAGCTTTGGCAGCACCGCCTTCCTATGGAACACGATATCGAATTCGCCACGCTGTTCGACTTTCGCGTCTATCAGACCGTCCTGCTGGGAAAGCGGGTCTACGATACGGGCTACGGGTCCGGTATCCGCGATGCTTTGCGCCCGTTGAAGAAACCGATCTGGTACCAGTATTGGAAAGGCGCGAAGGCGGACCTTACGCAGACACTCAGGACAATGCCCGACCACAAGACGCTGCTGCGCGATATCCGTGGCGAACTGAAACCGCCGTCCTTTGGAATGGCGGCAGCGATGAAGCCGACGGTTGCGACGCCGGGCGCCGTACCGGAACCCCTGGTGATCCAGAACATGCCGAAACTCTCCGACATCAAGAGCGGCAAGAAGGATCTCCAGCTCTTCTAG
- a CDS encoding helix-turn-helix transcriptional regulator yields the protein MNRTHRLFQMMQTLRRLPPPVTAQQLAGEMEMSLRTIYRDVEALRGMGAVIDGEAGFGYTLIEDASLPPLAFENDELEALVLGLREVAVIGDPALAKAARSALVKIKARVPPRQAHRLQHAVLDAHRFSVAPVIVVDVAALRAAAWDEVAVRFDYEDGRGNASSREVDPLGLVYLENTNMLMAWCHLRRDYRTFRLDRMRNLVRTDKSFRPRRVPMLREHLERIRNEREACSPAPETSGT from the coding sequence ATGAACAGGACTCACCGGCTTTTCCAGATGATGCAGACGCTTCGGCGGCTGCCGCCGCCCGTCACGGCACAACAGCTTGCGGGCGAGATGGAGATGTCGCTCAGGACGATATACCGCGACGTCGAGGCCTTGCGCGGCATGGGCGCGGTGATCGACGGCGAGGCGGGGTTCGGCTACACGCTGATCGAGGACGCCTCCCTGCCGCCGCTGGCCTTCGAGAACGACGAGCTGGAAGCGCTGGTGCTGGGGCTGCGCGAGGTGGCGGTCATCGGGGACCCGGCGCTGGCCAAGGCAGCACGCTCGGCGCTGGTGAAGATCAAGGCGCGTGTGCCGCCCCGCCAGGCGCACAGGTTGCAGCATGCCGTACTGGATGCCCATCGCTTCTCGGTTGCGCCGGTGATCGTGGTGGACGTGGCCGCGCTGCGGGCGGCGGCATGGGACGAGGTCGCGGTCCGTTTCGACTACGAGGACGGCAGGGGCAACGCCAGCTCGCGCGAGGTCGATCCGCTGGGGCTGGTCTATCTCGAAAATACCAACATGCTGATGGCCTGGTGCCACCTCCGTCGGGATTACCGCACCTTCCGGCTGGACCGGATGCGCAACCTCGTGCGGACCGACAAGAGCTTCCGCCCGCGCCGCGTACCGATGCTGCGCGAGCATCTCGAACGGATCCGCAACGAGCGCGAGGCCTGTTCCCCTGCGCCGGAGACGTCCGGGACCTGA
- a CDS encoding glutathione S-transferase family protein, whose product MITLLTYPAAFGEFSISPFCTKAAWLLNASGLRWVREDTLDPRKMPHGKLPAVRIADRIIADSETIRAHLETEGASFDAELSELDRANARAFTRMADEHLYFHLLQDRWSNDAVWSRIRDTFFGELPRPLRGLVSGMVRREVLKGLKAQGTGRFSEAERMARIEQDLGAIAARLWQGSFLFGSKPCSADASVAAMLSGMRATPEATALQRRISGDMQLCAYIDRTAAAFA is encoded by the coding sequence ATGATCACGTTGCTCACCTATCCCGCCGCTTTCGGGGAATTCTCGATCAGTCCGTTCTGCACCAAGGCCGCCTGGCTATTGAACGCTTCCGGTCTGCGATGGGTCCGCGAGGACACCCTCGACCCGCGAAAGATGCCGCATGGAAAACTGCCCGCGGTCCGCATCGCCGACCGTATCATCGCCGACAGCGAAACGATCCGCGCCCATCTCGAGACCGAGGGCGCCAGCTTCGATGCCGAACTATCTGAGCTCGACCGCGCCAATGCCCGAGCCTTCACCCGCATGGCGGACGAGCATCTCTACTTTCACCTGTTGCAGGACCGCTGGAGCAATGACGCTGTCTGGAGCCGGATCCGCGACACCTTCTTCGGCGAATTGCCGCGGCCGCTCAGGGGTCTCGTCAGCGGCATGGTCCGGCGCGAGGTTCTCAAGGGGCTGAAGGCACAGGGCACCGGACGGTTCTCGGAAGCCGAGCGCATGGCCCGGATCGAACAGGACCTCGGGGCGATCGCCGCGAGGCTCTGGCAGGGGAGCTTTCTGTTCGGCTCGAAACCGTGCTCGGCGGATGCCTCCGTCGCCGCCATGCTTTCGGGAATGCGCGCGACGCCCGAGGCAACGGCGCTGCAGCGCCGGATTTCCGGGGACATGCAGCTGTGCGCGTACATCGACCGGACGGCCGCGGCTTTCGCCTAG
- the rnr gene encoding ribonuclease R: MSQIPSKPEILEWIEHHPTLTAKRDIAKAFGIKGAARIDLKRVLKELEEEGHLEKRKRHYQDPDRLPPVSVLVVSAPDRDGDLHARPVEWQGEGVEPVVLLVLRASDPALAEGDRILARLTVVKGGDHNYEARLIRRIGTNPRKILGIFRKTAEGGRIVPIDKGADKEWMVAPGATHGAKEGELVEAEQAGLAGRMGLPKARVIDRLGDPSAPRAVSLIAIHQHGIPDAFPDDVIAEADAMKPLGLKGRDDLRDLPLITIDPSDARDHDDACYAEADEDPGNAGGHVLLVAIADVAGYVAPGTALDREARKRGNSTYFPDRVVPMLPDRLSGDLCSLHEGVPRACIAVRIRIDAQGRKIAHDFHRGLMRSQASLAYEEVQDAIDGNPNDRTGPLLEPVLKPLYAAYAALVAAREERQPLDLDLPERRIVLGEDGTVKSVNFKDRLDAHRLIEEFMVLANVCAAETLIAKRMPLLFRVHEEPSPEKLDSLRETAGAAGYTLAKGQVLKTAHLNRLLDAAAGTDEAELINLSTLRSMTQAYYSPENLGHFGLALAKYAHFTSPIRRYSDLVVHRGLISAHGWGKDGLRPEDYDELEQIGQHISDTERRSMAAERDTTDRYLAAYLSERVGAELTGRISGVARFGAFVKLDETGADGLIPIRSLGREYFHFDREAGTLMGADSGTLIGIGQRVMVRLSEVVPVTGGIALELVSLEGQPVQRGAPAARGRAPKRRGAIGAKRKTDKVKRKLRRTPRR; encoded by the coding sequence ATGAGCCAGATCCCCTCCAAGCCCGAAATTCTCGAATGGATCGAACATCACCCGACGCTCACGGCCAAGCGGGACATCGCCAAGGCCTTCGGCATCAAGGGGGCGGCCCGTATCGACCTCAAACGGGTGCTGAAGGAACTCGAGGAGGAAGGCCATCTCGAGAAGCGCAAGCGCCACTATCAGGATCCTGACCGCCTGCCCCCGGTAAGCGTGCTTGTGGTCAGCGCGCCCGACCGCGACGGCGACCTGCACGCGCGCCCCGTCGAGTGGCAGGGCGAGGGCGTCGAGCCGGTGGTCCTTCTGGTCCTGCGCGCCAGCGATCCGGCGCTGGCCGAAGGCGATCGCATCCTCGCCCGCCTGACCGTCGTCAAGGGCGGAGATCACAACTACGAGGCCAGGCTGATCCGGCGCATCGGGACGAACCCGCGCAAGATCCTGGGCATCTTCCGCAAGACGGCCGAGGGCGGTCGGATCGTGCCCATCGACAAGGGCGCGGACAAGGAATGGATGGTCGCCCCCGGCGCCACGCACGGGGCCAAGGAAGGCGAGCTGGTCGAGGCCGAACAGGCCGGGCTTGCCGGACGCATGGGCCTGCCCAAGGCGCGAGTGATCGACCGGCTTGGCGATCCATCCGCGCCACGGGCGGTGTCGCTGATCGCGATCCATCAGCATGGCATTCCCGACGCGTTCCCTGACGACGTCATCGCCGAGGCCGACGCGATGAAGCCGCTGGGACTGAAGGGGCGCGACGACCTGCGCGACCTGCCGCTGATCACCATAGATCCTTCTGACGCGCGCGATCACGACGACGCCTGCTACGCCGAGGCCGACGAAGACCCCGGCAACGCCGGCGGGCATGTCCTCTTGGTCGCGATCGCCGACGTGGCGGGATATGTCGCTCCCGGAACGGCGCTTGACCGCGAGGCCCGCAAACGGGGCAACTCGACCTATTTTCCCGACCGCGTCGTGCCGATGCTGCCGGACCGGCTTTCGGGCGACCTGTGTTCGCTGCACGAAGGCGTGCCGCGCGCCTGCATCGCGGTGCGCATCCGCATCGACGCGCAGGGCAGAAAGATCGCCCATGACTTCCATCGCGGGCTGATGCGCTCTCAGGCGTCGCTGGCCTACGAGGAGGTACAGGACGCCATCGACGGAAACCCGAACGATCGGACGGGCCCCCTGCTCGAGCCGGTGCTCAAGCCGCTCTATGCCGCCTATGCCGCGCTTGTTGCTGCCCGCGAAGAACGCCAGCCGCTCGACCTCGATCTTCCGGAACGCCGCATCGTGCTGGGCGAGGACGGCACCGTGAAGTCGGTGAACTTCAAGGACCGGCTCGACGCGCACCGGCTGATCGAGGAATTCATGGTGCTGGCGAATGTCTGCGCCGCCGAGACGCTGATCGCCAAGCGCATGCCGCTGCTTTTCAGGGTCCATGAAGAGCCGTCGCCCGAAAAGCTCGACTCGCTTCGCGAGACGGCGGGCGCGGCGGGGTACACGCTGGCCAAGGGGCAGGTGCTGAAGACGGCGCATCTGAACCGGCTGCTCGACGCGGCGGCGGGGACGGACGAGGCCGAGCTGATCAACCTGAGCACGCTGCGCTCGATGACGCAGGCCTATTACTCGCCCGAGAACCTCGGCCATTTCGGGCTCGCGCTGGCGAAGTACGCGCATTTCACCTCACCCATCCGGCGCTATTCGGATCTCGTGGTGCATCGCGGCCTGATCTCGGCGCATGGCTGGGGCAAGGATGGGCTGCGTCCCGAGGATTACGACGAGCTGGAACAGATAGGGCAGCACATCTCGGATACCGAGCGGCGCTCGATGGCGGCGGAGCGCGACACCACCGATCGATATCTCGCGGCCTACCTGTCCGAGCGCGTCGGCGCGGAACTGACGGGGCGCATCAGCGGTGTCGCACGGTTCGGCGCCTTCGTGAAACTCGACGAGACCGGCGCAGACGGTCTGATCCCGATCCGGTCTCTGGGGCGCGAGTATTTCCATTTCGACCGTGAGGCGGGAACGCTGATGGGCGCGGACAGCGGCACGCTGATCGGCATCGGGCAAAGGGTGATGGTCCGCCTGTCCGAGGTGGTGCCGGTCACGGGCGGCATCGCGCTCGAGCTCGTCTCGCTCGAAGGGCAGCCGGTTCAGCGGGGGGCGCCCGCGGCACGCGGTCGCGCCCCGAAGCGGCGCGGCGCAATCGGTGCCAAGCGGAAGACAGACAAGGTCAAGCGCAAACTCCGCCGCACGCCCCGACGCTAG
- a CDS encoding TIGR04282 family arsenosugar biosynthesis glycosyltransferase, producing MRRTLVVMLKEPRPGRVKTRLGRQIGMVDAAWWFRRQTRSLLRRLRDPRWTLVLAVSPDREGLPSRVWPADLTRLPQGRGDLGARMARMLRSAPPGPVCVIGADIPGIDRSRIAEAFAALGAHDAVFGPAPDGGYWLVGFRRGRALPTALFANVRWSSAHALADTLAELGDHSIAFVQTLRDVDDAEDLRMTAPGARAT from the coding sequence ATGAGGCGCACCCTGGTCGTGATGCTGAAGGAACCGCGCCCGGGCCGGGTCAAGACGCGCCTCGGACGGCAGATCGGGATGGTCGACGCGGCGTGGTGGTTCCGGCGGCAGACACGGTCTCTGCTGCGGCGGTTGCGCGATCCGCGCTGGACTCTCGTCCTTGCCGTGAGCCCGGACCGCGAGGGCCTGCCCAGCCGTGTCTGGCCGGCCGATCTGACGCGGCTTCCGCAGGGTCGCGGCGATCTGGGGGCGCGGATGGCGCGGATGCTGCGTTCGGCGCCACCGGGGCCGGTCTGCGTGATCGGGGCGGATATTCCCGGCATCGACAGATCCCGGATCGCCGAGGCTTTCGCCGCGCTCGGGGCCCATGACGCGGTCTTCGGGCCCGCGCCGGACGGCGGATACTGGCTGGTCGGGTTCCGGCGCGGCAGGGCCCTGCCCACGGCCCTTTTCGCGAATGTGCGCTGGTCCTCGGCCCATGCACTTGCCGATACGCTGGCGGAACTTGGCGATCACAGCATCGCTTTCGTGCAAACCCTGCGCGACGTGGACGATGCGGAGGATTTGCGCATGACGGCACCCGGGGCGCGTGCTACCTGA
- the dapE gene encoding succinyl-diaminopimelate desuccinylase: MTTDPADLTAALVRCPSVTPQEAGALELLQDLLSGAGFECRRVERGGIANLFARWGEKGHARTFGFNGHTDVVPVGNEAAWIHPPFAAEVVDGIMFGRGTTDMKSGVAAFAAAAIDFVTETPPDGAVILAITGDEEGDALDGTTALLDHMRETGERMSVCLVGEPTCPDAMGEMMKIGRRGSMSAWITVTGRQGHSAYPHRALNPLPAMMRLMDRLASHELDRGTDHFDASTLAVVTVDTGNPANNVIPAECRGTVNIRFNDSHSGESLTAWLEAESARIETEFGVKVALKIKISGESFLTPPGPLSDLVARAVEEETGVRPVLSTSGGTSDARFVKDHCPVVEFGLVGKTMHQVDEQVPVAQIHQLKFIYSRILRDYFA, from the coding sequence ATGACCACCGATCCCGCCGACCTGACCGCCGCGCTTGTCCGTTGTCCGTCGGTGACGCCGCAGGAAGCGGGCGCACTGGAGCTCTTGCAGGATCTGCTGAGCGGCGCCGGCTTCGAGTGTCGCCGGGTCGAGCGTGGCGGCATCGCCAACCTCTTCGCCCGCTGGGGCGAAAAGGGGCACGCGCGGACTTTCGGCTTCAACGGTCACACCGACGTGGTCCCGGTGGGCAACGAGGCCGCCTGGATCCATCCGCCGTTCGCTGCCGAGGTGGTCGACGGCATCATGTTCGGGCGCGGTACCACCGACATGAAATCGGGTGTCGCCGCCTTCGCGGCTGCGGCGATCGATTTCGTCACCGAAACGCCTCCGGACGGTGCCGTGATTCTGGCGATTACCGGGGACGAGGAAGGCGATGCGCTCGACGGAACGACGGCGCTGCTCGATCACATGCGGGAAACGGGCGAGCGCATGTCCGTCTGCCTTGTCGGAGAACCGACCTGCCCCGACGCGATGGGCGAGATGATGAAGATCGGGCGGCGCGGTTCGATGTCGGCCTGGATCACCGTGACGGGGCGGCAGGGGCATTCTGCCTATCCGCACCGGGCGCTGAACCCGCTGCCCGCGATGATGCGCCTGATGGACCGTCTTGCCTCGCATGAGCTCGACAGGGGAACCGACCATTTCGACGCCTCCACGCTGGCCGTCGTCACGGTGGATACCGGCAATCCGGCCAATAACGTCATCCCGGCCGAATGCCGCGGGACCGTGAACATCCGCTTCAACGACAGCCACAGCGGAGAGAGCCTGACCGCGTGGCTTGAGGCGGAAAGTGCCCGCATAGAGACTGAATTCGGCGTCAAGGTCGCCTTGAAAATCAAGATCTCCGGCGAAAGTTTCCTGACGCCGCCGGGACCCCTTTCGGATCTCGTGGCGCGCGCCGTCGAGGAAGAGACCGGTGTCAGGCCGGTCCTGTCGACGTCCGGCGGCACCTCGGATGCGCGGTTCGTGAAGGACCATTGTCCCGTGGTCGAGTTCGGTCTGGTCGGAAAGACCATGCATCAGGTCGACGAACAGGTTCCCGTGGCGCAGATCCACCAGCTCAAATTCATCTACAGCCGGATCCTGCGCGACTATTTCGCATGA
- the dapD gene encoding 2,3,4,5-tetrahydropyridine-2,6-dicarboxylate N-succinyltransferase, with product MSNAQLETAIETAWDSRDTITPATTGETREAIEDTLSALDSGKLRVAERQADGSWHVNQWAKKAVLLGFRIKDMSQQQGGPQGGGWWDKVDSKFEGWGDNQWRAAGFRAVPNCVVRRSAYIAPGVVLMPSFVNLGAYVDEGTMVDTWATVGSCAQIGKNVHLSGGVGIGGVLEPMQAGPTIIEDNCFIGARSEVVEGCIIREGSVLGMGVFIGKSTKIVDRETGEITYGEVPAGSVVVAGSMPSKNNISLYCAVIVKKVDAQTRSKTSINELLRD from the coding sequence ATGTCCAATGCCCAGCTCGAAACCGCCATCGAAACCGCCTGGGACAGCCGCGATACGATCACTCCCGCGACGACCGGCGAGACGCGCGAGGCGATCGAGGACACGCTCTCGGCGCTCGACAGCGGCAAGCTGAGGGTTGCCGAGAGGCAGGCCGACGGGTCCTGGCACGTCAACCAATGGGCCAAAAAGGCCGTGCTTCTGGGCTTCCGGATCAAGGACATGTCCCAGCAGCAGGGCGGTCCGCAGGGCGGCGGCTGGTGGGACAAGGTCGACAGCAAGTTCGAGGGCTGGGGCGACAACCAGTGGCGCGCGGCAGGCTTCCGGGCGGTGCCGAACTGCGTCGTCCGGCGCTCGGCCTATATCGCGCCGGGCGTAGTGCTGATGCCGTCCTTCGTGAACCTCGGGGCCTACGTCGACGAGGGCACTATGGTCGACACCTGGGCAACCGTCGGATCCTGCGCGCAGATCGGCAAGAACGTGCACCTGTCCGGCGGCGTCGGCATCGGCGGCGTGCTGGAGCCGATGCAGGCAGGGCCGACGATCATCGAGGACAACTGCTTCATCGGTGCGCGCTCCGAGGTGGTCGAGGGCTGCATCATCCGCGAGGGTTCGGTGCTGGGCATGGGCGTCTTCATCGGCAAGTCGACCAAGATCGTGGACCGTGAGACGGGCGAAATCACCTATGGCGAGGTTCCGGCAGGGTCGGTCGTCGTCGCGGGTTCCATGCCGTCGAAGAACAATATCAGCCTCTATTGCGCGGTAATCGTGAAAAAGGTGGACGCGCAAACACGCTCCAAGACCTCGATCAACGAATTGCTGCGGGACTGA
- a CDS encoding TIGR00730 family Rossman fold protein: protein MPKPRHPLRDVKTDRAAARIVPDTPQSRSPAYRLAFMDEDFMCRQELRPVRLQLELLKPEMELDAHGIRSTIVLFGGARVPRPADRDKAKTPYLSDLSHFYDEAREFARLMTERTRQEPGENVIVTGGGPGVMEAGNRGAADAGGMSVGLNIVLPHEQVPNAYVTPELCFNFHYFAIRKMHFLMRARAVCVFPGGFGTMDELFETLTLIQTGRMQRIPLLLFGKAFWTEIVNWEALVRAGTIAPEDLDLFRFVETAQEAVALIDEWTPAPARSDIPGREDMRA, encoded by the coding sequence ATGCCCAAACCCCGTCATCCGCTGCGCGACGTCAAGACAGACCGGGCCGCAGCCCGAATCGTCCCCGACACGCCGCAGTCGCGCTCTCCCGCCTATCGACTGGCCTTCATGGACGAGGATTTCATGTGCCGGCAGGAACTGCGGCCGGTGCGGCTGCAGCTGGAACTGCTCAAGCCCGAAATGGAACTGGACGCGCATGGCATCCGCAGCACCATCGTCCTTTTCGGGGGTGCGCGCGTCCCGCGCCCGGCCGACAGGGACAAGGCGAAGACGCCCTATCTTTCGGACCTGTCGCACTTCTACGACGAGGCACGGGAATTTGCCCGCCTGATGACCGAACGCACCCGTCAGGAGCCGGGCGAGAATGTCATAGTCACCGGCGGCGGTCCCGGCGTGATGGAGGCGGGCAACCGGGGCGCGGCGGATGCGGGGGGCATGTCCGTCGGACTCAATATCGTACTCCCGCACGAACAGGTCCCGAACGCCTATGTCACGCCCGAGCTCTGCTTCAACTTCCACTACTTCGCGATCCGGAAGATGCATTTCCTGATGCGCGCCCGGGCGGTCTGCGTGTTTCCGGGGGGCTTCGGCACGATGGACGAGCTTTTCGAGACGCTCACACTGATCCAGACGGGCCGGATGCAACGCATTCCGCTTCTGCTGTTCGGAAAGGCCTTCTGGACCGAGATCGTCAACTGGGAAGCCCTGGTGCGCGCCGGCACCATCGCGCCGGAGGACCTGGATCTTTTCCGCTTCGTAGAGACGGCTCAGGAAGCCGTGGCCCTGATTGACGAGTGGACACCCGCGCCCGCCCGTTCGGACATTCCGGGGCGCGAGGACATGCGGGCCTGA
- a CDS encoding DUF2945 domain-containing protein, producing the protein MAKGYSEGTKVRWDWGSGTASGKIVKVYTRKQTLTIKGSEVTRDADEDCPAYRIEQEDGDTVLKSHSEVSKG; encoded by the coding sequence ATGGCCAAGGGTTATTCGGAAGGGACGAAGGTAAGATGGGACTGGGGCAGTGGAACGGCGAGCGGCAAGATCGTGAAGGTCTACACCCGCAAGCAGACACTGACCATCAAGGGCTCGGAAGTCACGCGCGACGCGGACGAGGATTGCCCCGCCTACCGGATCGAACAGGAAGACGGTGACACGGTCCTGAAGTCGCACAGCGAGGTCAGCAAGGGCTGA
- a CDS encoding GlsB/YeaQ/YmgE family stress response membrane protein gives MGIGWFAFLIVGLLAGWIAEKIMKRDHGIFTNLIVGVIGAYLGAWIGSMIGVGANGFWSALIIAVAGAVLLLWIVGLVRSKA, from the coding sequence ATGGGTATCGGATGGTTCGCCTTTCTGATCGTCGGACTGCTGGCCGGATGGATCGCCGAGAAGATCATGAAGCGGGATCACGGGATCTTCACCAACCTGATCGTCGGCGTCATCGGCGCGTATCTGGGCGCGTGGATCGGAAGCATGATCGGAGTCGGGGCGAACGGTTTCTGGTCCGCGCTGATCATCGCCGTGGCCGGCGCGGTGCTCCTGCTGTGGATCGTTGGCCTGGTCCGGTCCAAAGCCTGA
- a CDS encoding DsbA family protein, with protein MIGLDSDAVSAQTDVGDTCNALFGQAGWAPDKLPIALFSDYFCAICGEFEPRLHRLAHERAELRIIRHELPLLGARSVAAAKLAIAARAQGAYEPVSRELMQRNLRPGDSALRQLADRHGLDATQLKADRDSAEVAAELDRELALGRRLGIPGTPALIVGRTLVIGSMADRDLVRLIDLEISDSDPPCR; from the coding sequence TTGATCGGCCTCGACAGCGACGCAGTCTCTGCCCAGACGGATGTCGGCGACACCTGCAATGCGCTTTTCGGTCAGGCCGGTTGGGCACCGGACAAATTGCCGATCGCCCTTTTCAGTGACTACTTCTGCGCGATCTGCGGAGAGTTCGAACCGCGTCTCCACCGATTGGCGCACGAGAGAGCGGAACTTCGCATCATCCGGCACGAATTGCCCCTGCTCGGAGCCCGCTCGGTCGCGGCGGCGAAGCTGGCCATCGCTGCGCGAGCGCAGGGGGCGTATGAGCCCGTCAGCCGCGAGCTGATGCAGCGCAACCTTCGCCCGGGCGATTCAGCGCTCCGGCAGCTGGCGGACCGGCATGGGCTCGATGCAACCCAGTTGAAGGCCGACAGGGACAGCGCAGAGGTCGCCGCTGAACTGGATCGGGAGCTGGCCCTTGGCCGTCGTCTTGGTATTCCGGGCACGCCCGCCCTGATTGTCGGACGCACCCTTGTCATTGGCAGCATGGCGGACAGGGATCTTGTTCGCCTGATCGATCTGGAGATATCGGACTCAGACCCGCCCTGTCGCTGA